The sequence AAGCCACGAGCGACGGCAGCTCGTCGTGGGCGACCGGGCCCAGCACGACCGGCGAGACGCCCAGCTCGGCGGCGCGTTTCTCCCAGCGCGTCCGGTAGTCGCGGTAGTCGAAGAGCGTTTCACCGCCCGCGATCAGCAGGCGGAGGTCCGATTCGGCCAGCAGCGCGTACGCCTCCAGCAGGTCCAGCGACCCCTTCCGCGGCTCGATCCCGCCGACGGCGAGCACGTACCGCCCCCGCGAAGAAGTACGCGGCGCGGTCGCGAAACGCTCGTAGTCGACGCCGTTGGGGATCACCGCCGCCTCGATTCCCCAGCCGTCGCGGACCTCGGTGGCGACCGACGCCGACACGCAGATGTGCGCGTACGGCCGGACGATCGCGCGCTCGTGGCAGGCCGCCAGCTCCGGCGTGGTGAAGGTGTCGAGGTGGTGGATCGTGCGGACGCACGCGTCGACGGCGTTCGCGCTGATGCAGTCCTGCGCGTGCACGATGTCGTAGGCGTCCGGGGTGAACGCGGCACGCAGCACGGCGATGGACCGCAGGATCCGCTCGCCGACGGACTCGTCCGGGACGTCGGGGAACGGGACGATCGCCAGCCGCACCCGCGGGTCGACCGGCCGGTAGAACCCCGCGTCGCCGCCGCGCCCGAGTGTCCACACGGTGACGTCCTCGCCGAGTTCCGCCAGCGCCTCGGCGAGGGCGAGCGTGTGCACGACCCCGCCGCGGGGCTTGGTCGAGTAGCTCAGCAGGGCGATACGCATCAGGCCTCCCGGTACACCGACGGTTTCCGTTCCCCCAGGTGGTGCAGCACGCGCCGGGCGTTCGCGAGTTCCTGCTCGACGTCCAGCTCGGCCACCGCGATCCCGGCCTTCGACCAGGTGCGGGCGAGGATCTCGCCGCCGGGTCCGACGACCTTCGCCTGGCCGAGGAACCGCATCCCGCCCATCGCGCCGGTCTGGTTGGACGAGACGAGCACGACCTGGTTCTCCGCCGCCCGAGCCTGGTCGTAGAGGTCGAACAGGCGGGACTGGCGGTCCTGCGCCATCCGCGGCGCGCGGTTGGTGATGCTGGTCGGCCACGCGCTCAGGCAGGCGACGATCTCGGCACCGTCGACCGCGAGGGAGCGGGCCGACTCGGGGAACGTCTTGTCGTAGTCGATCAGCATGCCCAGCCGCCCGACCGGGGTGTCGAACGCGGCGAAGCGGTCACCCGGCTCGTAGGCGACGCTCTCCCCCGGCGGCTGGTGGACCTTGCGGTGCCGGCCGAGCACGCCGTCACCGGTGACGCACACCGCGGAGTTGTAGCGCCGCGGCCCGTCGGCCTCGCAATAGCCCACGCAGACGACCATCTCCCCCGCCAGCGACGCGATCGTCTTGAGCTCCGCGCAGTCGGGGTCGAGCGCCGGGGGCAGCGCGTCCGGGTCCGGGTGGCGCAGGTCGGCGAGGTAGCCGCCGAGGGCCGCGTCCGGCAGCACCAGCAGCGCGGCGCCGGACGAGCGCGCGTGGTCGATCAGCGTCGCGATGCGCTGCAGGTCGAAGTCGAGGTCGCGGCCGAAGTGCGCGGCAACGGCGGCGATCCGGGTCTGCCCCATTCACGGGACACTAACCGGGTAGGCGTCGGGCCGTCTGTCCGCCAGGTGTCCCATGGACCGCCGGGCGGTGGCCAGCGCCGCTTGGACATCGATCTCGGCGATCGCCATCCCCTCCGCGACGCCGGTGTCGGCGAGGACCTCGCCGCCCGGGTCGACGACCTTGGCGCTCGCGACGAACCGCAGGTCGCCGAAGGTGCCGGACTGGTTGGCCGAGAGCCAGACGATCTGGTTCTCCAGCGCGCGGGCCCGGTCGAACAGGTCGAACCGGCGCTTCCAGCGGTCTTCGGTGAGATCGGCGGCCGGGTTCGTCCGGCTGCCGGGCCAGGCGCTCATGCAGACGACGATTTCGGCGCCGTCGAGGGCCAGTGCCCGCGCCGACTCCGGGAATGCCTTGTCGTAGCAGATCAGCATGCCCAGCCGCCCGGCCGGCGTGTCGAACGCGGCGAACTCCCGCCCCGCGCCGTAGCTGGCGTTCTCCGCGAGGGGCTGGTGGACCTTGCGGTGGTGGCCGAGGACGCCGTCGCCGGTGACGCACACCGCGGAGTTGTAGCGGCGGCCGCCGGCGAGTTCGCAGTACCCCGCCGTGACCACCAGGTCGCCGGCCAGCGCGGCCAGCCGCTTCAGCTCCGGGCCGTCGGCCGCCAGCGCGGGCGGGCCCTCGGCACCACCGCCGAGGTTGGCCAGGTAGCCGCCGAGCGCCGCCTCGGGCAGGGCCAGCAGCCGGACGCCTTCGGCCTTCGCCTCACCGATCAGCTTCTCGATGCGGGCGAAGTCGGCTTCGAGGTCGCGGTCGAACGGCGCGGCGACCGCGGCCATCCTCAGTGTCGTCATGAGTTCCCCAATCCGGTGACGCCGCCGTCGATGGCGGTCGTCGATTCGCCGTCGGGCCAGCGCAGCGTGACGCCGGTGCCCGCGACCAGCTCGCCGCAGGCCGCGGTGACCGCGGGCCCGGCGGGAGCCGGGGCGCCGGTGGTCAGCATCGCGAAGCCCGGGAAGCAGGTCAGCCAGTCCCCGGTAGACGCTCCCCGCGGCCGTGGCACCTTTTCGACGTCGAGCACCGCGCCGCAGCCGGACGCCTCGGCGAGCATGCCGAGCGTGCCCGCGATCCCGGCCATCGAGACGTCCTTGGCCGCGGCCGGTCTCGCCTTCGCCACGGAGCCGAGCAGTTCGCGCAGCTCGGGCGTGCGGCGGAAGCTCGTCGAGTCCCATTGGCGGCCGGTGTACCCGGGCCGCCAGCCGCCGCCGAGGTCGGCGGTGAGCCAGACGCGCTGCCCGGGCTGTCCGCCGCCGCCGGGGACCGGGTCGGTGGTCCGGCCCAGCGCCGTCACCGACAGCGAAGCCGGGACGCCGAACTGCGTGTGCCCGCCGAGCACCGGCACGCCGTACGCCCGGCTCGCCTTCCGCAGTCCACTGAGGACACGGGCGGCGAAGGACGCGTCCCGGGCGCCGAGCGCGTCGAGCAACCCGGTCGGCGTGGCGCCCATCGCGGCCAGGTCGTTGAGGTTGACCAGCACCGAGCACCAGCCCGCCCACTCCGGGTCGCGCTCGACCATGGCCGGGATGATCGCGTCGCAGGCCGCGACGACGTCGGTGCCGGGCAGCGGGACGCCGTCGTCGCCGACGAAGCCGGGCACGCCGGTCAGCCCGCGCAGCAGCGGCCCGAGCGCGGCCTTCGTCGACCGGGCCAGCGCGGCGATCCGGCCGATCGGCCAGCGCATCAGCACGTGGTCGTGCCCGGCCACGACCACCGGCCGGACCCGCTGCCAGCCGAGCCGGGTGAACAGCTTCTCGGTGCGGGTCTGCACGGTCGCTTCGAACCGCAGCGCGCCTTCGGCCTCGGCTCGCGCGCAGGCCGCGCGGACCAGCGCCGAACCGATCCCGGGTGGCGAGCCGGGTGCGACGACCAGCCGTCCGCCCCGCCACCAGCCGAGGTCGGGCCCGTCGGTCGCCGGGCCGAGCCGGACGCCGCCGAGGACGTCTCCGGCGGTGTCCCGCGCGACCAGCACGATCGTGCGGGGGTCGGTGTCGTGGTCGTCGAGGTCGTGCCCGGCGAAAAGCCCTTGCCGCGCCACGAAAGCCTCGTGGCGCAACGCGCGGTACGTCGTCAGTCCACTGTGGCCGGCTTCTTCGACGTGGAACGCCGGGCGGGCGGCGACGCTGCGGACGTCACCGAGCAGCGCGAGGATGTCGTGGTCCACGTCAGCCTCCCGCCGCGCTGAGCAGCCCGCAGGCACCGCACGCGGCGCAGCCCGCGCCCTGGTCGGCGCCGGTCATCCCGGCGGCCCGCAGCAGCGCCGCGACCCGGCTGGTGAGGTCGGCGACCAAGGCCGGTGAAGGCGCGGTGGCACCGTCGCGGCGGGCCAGGGTGCCGAGCATCGGCCGCATCGGGACGACGAACGGGTACACGCCCGCGTCGATCAGCCGTCCGGCACCCTCGACCAGGTCGTCCGGGTCCTCGCCGAGCCCGATCAGCAGGTACGTCGACACGCGGTTGCGGCCGAACACCCGGACCGCCTCCGCCCACGCGGCCTCGTACTCGGCCAGCGGCACGGTCGACTTCCCCGGCATCCAGCGCCGCCGGACGTCGTCGTCGAGCGACTCGACGTGGATGCCGATCGACGTCGCCCCGGCGGCACGCAGTTCGGTGAGCACGCCGAGGTCGCCCGGTGGTTCGATCTGCACCTGGATCGGCAGGCCCGGTACGGCGTCGAGCACCGCACGGACGCACCGGACGAGGTGCCGGGCGCCGCGGTCCGGCCCGGCCGTGGTGCCGGTCGTCATCACCATCTGCCGGACGCCGTCGAGCCGCACCGCGGCTTCGGCAACCTCGGCGAGCTGTTGCGGTGTCTTTGCGGCCACAGTGGACTCCGCCCGCAGCGACTCCTCGATGGTGCAGAACCGGCAGCGCTGGTCTTCGGCGTACCTGATGCACGTCTGCACGACGGTCGTCGCGAGGACGTCCTTGCCATGCAGCAGCGCGATCTTCCGGTACGGCACTCCGTCCGATGTGGACAGGTCGTAGAACCGTGGCCGCGCCACCGGTGTCACGCTCAGGCCGAGATCGACCGTCCCGCGGTGGATCCGGCCGTCCCGGACCTCGTAAGGGCTGTCGTCGTTGAGCGGCAGCGTGGCGTTGGCACCGTCGACGACCAGGTGGCCGTCGTCGCTCGGCCCGGCGCCCTTGCTGCGTTGTACGGGTGCGTCCACCCGCACCCCGCGGACGGCGATGTCGGCGCGGGTGTCCAAATCCTCTTCGATGCCAACGCGCACGGACCGCTCCTAGAACATGTAGGTGGAGTTGATGATGGCGCCCTTGCGCGCGTAGTGGATCAGCGCGTCCTGCACGTCGAGGGGGTGCGTCGGGATGACGCCCTCGATGAGGTCCTCCTCGCGGGCGCCGTGCAGCGACAGCCCGAACCGGCAGCAGTAGGCCTTGCCGCCCTCGGAGATGAACGTCTTGAGCTGGTCGTTGATGTTCAGCTCGCCCGGGAACGCGGCGTTGCCGGTGGTCGGGAAGCCGCGCGTGGCCAGGCAGTTCAGCGAACCCGGGCCGTAGAAGTAGATCGCCGCCTCGAAGCCCTTCCGCAGCGCGCGGGTCGCCTGCAGGATCGCCACGAAGCTCACCGACGACTCGTGCGCGATGCCGTGCACGAGGGTGAAGTAGCTCTGGCCCGGTTCGGCCTGGTAATCGGGGAAGACCTTGGTCCCGCCGTAGAGGCTGGACCCCTGCGGCAGCGACGGGTGCGGGATCTCGTCGAGGCTGGTCTTCTCGGTCTCGGTCAGCTCTGCCATCGGTCTATTTCCCTTTCTTCGATCCGTACAGCACGTCGAACGTGCCGCGGAAAACCAGGTCGGCGAGCTCGCCGTCGCCGGCCGCGGCGGCCAGCTTGGCGAGTTCGCCCTCGTGATCGCCCCACGGCTGGTCGGAGGCGAACAGCACGCGGTCGTGGCCGAGGCCCCGCCGCGAGATCTCTTCGACGAGCCAGCGCGGGGTGAAGCCGATCGCCCACGACAGGTCGGTGTAGACCTGCTTGCCGGCGGCGATCCAGTCGAAGAAGCGGCCGCCGACGAGCTTGATGTGCCCGCTCATCCCGCCGCCGAAGTGGACGAGGTGCAGCTTGACGGCGTCGGCGTAGGTGTCGACGAGCTTGCCCACCTCGTCGATGTCGGACGCCGCCCCGGGCGAGGTGTGGACGTGCACGACGAGGTCGTGCTCCCGCGCGGTGGCGAAGATCCGGTCCAGCTGGGGTTTGCAGGCGGGATCGGACGCCCGGCCGCCGAGCAGGAAGCTGAGCTTCAGCGCCCGTACGCCTTCTTCGCCCGCCAGCTTCAGAGCTTCTTCGGTCCGGTCGGCGTCTTCGGCCCGCGGGGACACCCAGAGCGCGGCGCTGATCCGGTCGTCCTTGCTCGCCGCCTCGACGCAGAGTTCGTTGAAGGAGAACGCGATCGCCGGGTCCGGGACGCCGTAGTTCGGGATCACCAGCGCGCGTTCGGTGCCTTCACGGTCCAAATCGGACAGTAGCTCGCCGATCGTCGCGCGGCTGCCGATCGCGGGCGCGACCGGCGGGCCGCCGTAGAACGGGTACGCGGGCAGCACACCCAGGTGCCGGTGGGCGTCGTTGGTCCAGCGCATCACGCCACCGTCCGCGGCGCGACCCAGTC is a genomic window of Amycolatopsis lexingtonensis containing:
- a CDS encoding MSMEG_0565 family glycosyltransferase codes for the protein MRIALLSYSTKPRGGVVHTLALAEALAELGEDVTVWTLGRGGDAGFYRPVDPRVRLAIVPFPDVPDESVGERILRSIAVLRAAFTPDAYDIVHAQDCISANAVDACVRTIHHLDTFTTPELAACHERAIVRPYAHICVSASVATEVRDGWGIEAAVIPNGVDYERFATAPRTSSRGRYVLAVGGIEPRKGSLDLLEAYALLAESDLRLLIAGGETLFDYRDYRTRWEKRAAELGVSPVVLGPVAHDELPSLVASAAVFAFPSTKEGFGLAAMEALAAGVPVVTRDLPVLREVFGGAARFAADPPGFARELRRALDGADPAPGRALARRYTWAAAAGAHRDFYRSLTALKPATLPDRTPGLRQSRAWSDRGRGSS
- a CDS encoding carbon-nitrogen hydrolase family protein, yielding MGQTRIAAVAAHFGRDLDFDLQRIATLIDHARSSGAALLVLPDAALGGYLADLRHPDPDALPPALDPDCAELKTIASLAGEMVVCVGYCEADGPRRYNSAVCVTGDGVLGRHRKVHQPPGESVAYEPGDRFAAFDTPVGRLGMLIDYDKTFPESARSLAVDGAEIVACLSAWPTSITNRAPRMAQDRQSRLFDLYDQARAAENQVVLVSSNQTGAMGGMRFLGQAKVVGPGGEILARTWSKAGIAVAELDVEQELANARRVLHHLGERKPSVYREA
- a CDS encoding carbon-nitrogen hydrolase family protein — encoded protein: MTTLRMAAVAAPFDRDLEADFARIEKLIGEAKAEGVRLLALPEAALGGYLANLGGGAEGPPALAADGPELKRLAALAGDLVVTAGYCELAGGRRYNSAVCVTGDGVLGHHRKVHQPLAENASYGAGREFAAFDTPAGRLGMLICYDKAFPESARALALDGAEIVVCMSAWPGSRTNPAADLTEDRWKRRFDLFDRARALENQIVWLSANQSGTFGDLRFVASAKVVDPGGEVLADTGVAEGMAIAEIDVQAALATARRSMGHLADRRPDAYPVSVP
- a CDS encoding MSMEG_0567/sll0787 family protein, whose product is MDHDILALLGDVRSVAARPAFHVEEAGHSGLTTYRALRHEAFVARQGLFAGHDLDDHDTDPRTIVLVARDTAGDVLGGVRLGPATDGPDLGWWRGGRLVVAPGSPPGIGSALVRAACARAEAEGALRFEATVQTRTEKLFTRLGWQRVRPVVVAGHDHVLMRWPIGRIAALARSTKAALGPLLRGLTGVPGFVGDDGVPLPGTDVVAACDAIIPAMVERDPEWAGWCSVLVNLNDLAAMGATPTGLLDALGARDASFAARVLSGLRKASRAYGVPVLGGHTQFGVPASLSVTALGRTTDPVPGGGGQPGQRVWLTADLGGGWRPGYTGRQWDSTSFRRTPELRELLGSVAKARPAAAKDVSMAGIAGTLGMLAEASGCGAVLDVEKVPRPRGASTGDWLTCFPGFAMLTTGAPAPAGPAVTAACGELVAGTGVTLRWPDGESTTAIDGGVTGLGNS
- a CDS encoding MSMEG_0568 family radical SAM protein; its protein translation is MRVGIEEDLDTRADIAVRGVRVDAPVQRSKGAGPSDDGHLVVDGANATLPLNDDSPYEVRDGRIHRGTVDLGLSVTPVARPRFYDLSTSDGVPYRKIALLHGKDVLATTVVQTCIRYAEDQRCRFCTIEESLRAESTVAAKTPQQLAEVAEAAVRLDGVRQMVMTTGTTAGPDRGARHLVRCVRAVLDAVPGLPIQVQIEPPGDLGVLTELRAAGATSIGIHVESLDDDVRRRWMPGKSTVPLAEYEAAWAEAVRVFGRNRVSTYLLIGLGEDPDDLVEGAGRLIDAGVYPFVVPMRPMLGTLARRDGATAPSPALVADLTSRVAALLRAAGMTGADQGAGCAACGACGLLSAAGG
- a CDS encoding MSMEG_0572/Sll0783 family nitrogen starvation response protein; protein product: MAELTETEKTSLDEIPHPSLPQGSSLYGGTKVFPDYQAEPGQSYFTLVHGIAHESSVSFVAILQATRALRKGFEAAIYFYGPGSLNCLATRGFPTTGNAAFPGELNINDQLKTFISEGGKAYCCRFGLSLHGAREEDLIEGVIPTHPLDVQDALIHYARKGAIINSTYMF
- a CDS encoding amidohydrolase family protein yields the protein MRWTNDAHRHLGVLPAYPFYGGPPVAPAIGSRATIGELLSDLDREGTERALVIPNYGVPDPAIAFSFNELCVEAASKDDRISAALWVSPRAEDADRTEEALKLAGEEGVRALKLSFLLGGRASDPACKPQLDRIFATAREHDLVVHVHTSPGAASDIDEVGKLVDTYADAVKLHLVHFGGGMSGHIKLVGGRFFDWIAAGKQVYTDLSWAIGFTPRWLVEEISRRGLGHDRVLFASDQPWGDHEGELAKLAAAAGDGELADLVFRGTFDVLYGSKKGK